The genome window CTTGCGGGTTTCGTTTGGGCAATGAGCGGCCGCCATCAGTTCGCCGTTTGCGCAATCGCCTTCCTGGTTGCGGGGCTGAGCATGGCGCCCCTGGAGTTGCAAAGGCGGATCGTGGATGGTGCCGTGGCACAGTCCGACCTGACGAGTCTGTTCCTGCTGGGGGGACTCTATCTGGCAGTGGTTCTGGTGCAGGCGGCGGTCAAATACGGCCTCAGGCTCTATCAGGGCTGGCTGAGCGAAAGCGCAATCAAACATTGTCGACGCGCCCTGTTATCCGTGCATCGCCGCCACGTCACGAAGGAAAAGGATCGCAATGGCGGCAGCGCGGTCGCGGTCATCGGCAATGAGATCGACAAGTTGGGCGGCTTTGTAGGGGACGGATTTTCCCAGCCCTGCGTCAACGTCGGAATGCTGCTTGCGATCGGCGGCTATATGCTGACGGTCGACCCGACGGTTGCGGCCCTGTGCCTGCCGTTTCTGCTGCCGCAGCTTGTCGTCGTGCCCTTGCTGCAGGTCCGACTGAACCGAATGATCGCCCAGCGAGTCAAACTGATGCGCGGGATGAGCGATTCCGTCGCCGAGATTGACGGGGACGAAGATTGGAACGAAGACGCCATCCAAAGAGGCTTCGACGGGCTGTACAACAATCGCATCCGCTTTTTCGTTCTTAAGTTTGCCCTGAAGATGTTCATCAACCTGATGAACAACCTGGCACCGCTCAGCGCCCTGGTCTTTGGCGGATATTTCGTGATCCAGGGCGAAACCAGCATCGGGGTCGTGGTCGCCTTCATGTCCGGATTCGACCGTCTGGCCAGCCCCCTGCGCGAGTTGATCGCCTACTACCGGATTGCCGCACAGGCGAATGTTCAGCACCGCATGATCAAACGCTGGATCTGATCTGCCGCCGCCTCAATCAGCGGGTCGATTGGCGTGCGCGTTCAGATAGGCCTCTAGGTCTTCCCGATCGACCCTCCATTCCCGACCGAACTTGATGGCACGCAATTCGTTGGACTGAATCCAGACACGCACCGTTGCCTCGCGAACCTTCAGCAAGTCGGCGACTTCGTGGACGGTCAAAAGTGGACTGTTCAACATCGTGCTACACTGCCATTCATGTAG of Alphaproteobacteria bacterium contains these proteins:
- a CDS encoding helix-turn-helix domain-containing protein; translated protein: MLNSPLLTVHEVADLLKVREATVRVWIQSNELRAIKFGREWRVDREDLEAYLNAHANRPAD
- a CDS encoding ABC transporter ATP-binding protein, coding for MSGRHQFAVCAIAFLVAGLSMAPLELQRRIVDGAVAQSDLTSLFLLGGLYLAVVLVQAAVKYGLRLYQGWLSESAIKHCRRALLSVHRRHVTKEKDRNGGSAVAVIGNEIDKLGGFVGDGFSQPCVNVGMLLAIGGYMLTVDPTVAALCLPFLLPQLVVVPLLQVRLNRMIAQRVKLMRGMSDSVAEIDGDEDWNEDAIQRGFDGLYNNRIRFFVLKFALKMFINLMNNLAPLSALVFGGYFVIQGETSIGVVVAFMSGFDRLASPLRELIAYYRIAAQANVQHRMIKRWI